In Feifania hominis, the following are encoded in one genomic region:
- a CDS encoding YabP/YqfC family sporulation protein — protein sequence MARRTKDSDHRGIRERIADISQALDIPSDALTGGSRIELLGNRALTVESHKGILEYNDDCIRLSGGNVVIVVRGKNLNLKNLTAEYAEITGFIVGIDFTA from the coding sequence ATGGCCAGAAGAACAAAGGACAGCGATCACCGGGGAATCCGCGAGCGGATCGCCGACATCAGCCAGGCGCTCGATATCCCGAGTGACGCGCTCACCGGGGGCAGCCGTATCGAGCTGCTGGGCAACCGCGCGCTCACCGTCGAGTCGCACAAGGGCATTTTGGAATACAACGACGACTGCATCCGCCTGTCGGGCGGCAATGTGGTCATCGTGGTGCGGGGCAAGAACCTCAATTTGAAAAATCTCACCGCAGAGTATGCCGAGATCACGGGATTTATTGTCGGAATTGACTTTACGGCCTGA
- the yqfD gene encoding sporulation protein YqfD: MIIFRLLRFFWGSVTVFARSSFLERFLNLCTHAGIKIYRVERHSREEMDFTVPARQFKKLRPIAHRTKTRLRITEKRGFPFLVRRYRKRYALAAGVLLFLAALAFMSCFIWSIDVSGNVEVSDEEILAQLAEEGFVTGIYAGNLDLDTIYQNMLIKNDRLAWIAINIKGSKAFVEVKERVMAPEFVDRENPYDIFARSDGVITALEVYEGEPMVKVGDAVTKGQLLVAGTRTNQFGEMTLHASEAKILAQTARSFKTTVPQIKQEEYYTGEVEKKRTLRIFGLPIKLFLNSGISAAEYDKITNEYDVSIGGQLYLPIQMEVVTYKEKEVFERTLTREEQLLEARGKIGRFAEQKLRGMEVLDSHESVVDNGDSITVRITYDCVEDIGERVRIYPADMPEQQPAA; this comes from the coding sequence ATGATCATCTTTCGTCTGCTCCGGTTTTTCTGGGGGAGCGTCACCGTCTTTGCCAGAAGCTCGTTTCTGGAGCGCTTTTTGAATCTCTGTACTCATGCGGGCATCAAAATTTACCGTGTGGAACGCCACAGCCGCGAGGAGATGGACTTCACCGTACCCGCGCGGCAATTCAAAAAACTGCGGCCGATTGCACACAGGACCAAAACCAGGCTGCGCATTACGGAAAAGCGGGGCTTCCCCTTTCTGGTGCGGCGCTACCGCAAACGCTACGCGCTGGCGGCGGGGGTGCTGCTCTTTCTGGCGGCGCTGGCGTTCATGTCCTGTTTTATCTGGTCCATCGACGTCAGCGGCAACGTGGAGGTAAGTGACGAGGAGATTCTCGCCCAGCTCGCGGAAGAGGGCTTTGTCACCGGTATCTACGCGGGCAATCTCGACCTTGATACCATCTATCAGAATATGCTCATCAAAAACGACCGCCTCGCGTGGATCGCCATCAACATCAAGGGCAGCAAGGCCTTTGTCGAGGTCAAGGAGCGGGTCATGGCGCCGGAGTTTGTCGACCGCGAGAATCCCTATGACATCTTTGCGCGAAGCGACGGGGTGATTACGGCCCTTGAGGTCTACGAGGGCGAGCCCATGGTGAAAGTCGGCGACGCCGTGACCAAGGGGCAGCTTCTTGTCGCGGGTACGCGCACCAACCAGTTTGGAGAGATGACGCTGCACGCGAGCGAGGCAAAGATTCTCGCGCAGACCGCACGAAGTTTCAAGACCACCGTACCCCAAATCAAACAGGAGGAGTACTACACCGGCGAGGTGGAGAAAAAGCGCACCCTGCGCATTTTCGGGCTGCCGATAAAATTGTTTCTAAACAGTGGTATTTCTGCCGCCGAATATGATAAAATTACGAATGAATACGACGTGTCCATCGGCGGGCAGCTCTATCTGCCCATTCAGATGGAAGTCGTCACCTACAAGGAAAAAGAGGTCTTTGAGCGGACACTCACCCGTGAGGAGCAGCTTCTTGAGGCGCGCGGCAAAATCGGCCGTTTCGCCGAGCAGAAGCTCCGGGGGATGGAGGTACTCGACAGCCATGAGAGCGTGGTTGACAACGGCGACTCCATCACCGTGCGAATCACGTACGACTGCGTGGAGGACATCGGCGAGCGCGTGCGCATCTATCCGGCCGACATGCCCGAGCAGCAGCCCGCCGCGTGA
- a CDS encoding PhoH family protein, with product MTERTINIDRMEEVVNVFGNFDENIAAIEQRYHISILFRDGELKFSGGAEDVDRGIKVVEGLLLLASKGELIGDQNVEYVISLVEEGEQDKINALAGDCVCVTAKGKPIKAKTLGQQKYVEAIEKNTITLAGGPAGTGKTYLAVAMAVSAFRDKNINRIIITRPAVEAGEKLGFLPGDLQNKVDPYLRPLHDALFDMLGVETYHKYLERGNIEVAPLAYMRGRTLDDSFIILDEAQNTTPEQMKMFLTRLGFNSKAVITGDTTQTDLPYGKKSGLVEAIKILRNIDDIAIVNLTNRDVVRHKLVQKIIMAYEKYEEEKGRRRVRKESK from the coding sequence ATGACGGAACGCACCATCAACATCGACCGAATGGAGGAGGTCGTCAATGTTTTCGGCAACTTTGACGAGAACATTGCGGCCATCGAGCAGCGCTATCACATCAGCATTCTCTTCCGGGACGGGGAACTCAAATTCTCCGGCGGCGCGGAGGATGTCGACCGGGGCATCAAGGTTGTGGAGGGCCTGCTGCTGCTCGCCTCAAAGGGAGAGCTCATCGGCGACCAGAATGTCGAATATGTGATCTCTCTTGTGGAGGAGGGCGAGCAGGACAAAATCAATGCCCTCGCGGGGGACTGTGTCTGCGTCACGGCCAAGGGAAAACCCATCAAGGCGAAGACGCTCGGCCAGCAGAAGTATGTGGAGGCCATTGAAAAGAATACCATCACCCTGGCGGGCGGCCCTGCCGGAACGGGCAAGACCTATCTCGCCGTAGCAATGGCCGTCTCAGCCTTTCGCGACAAGAACATCAACCGCATTATCATCACCCGACCGGCAGTCGAAGCGGGAGAGAAGCTCGGCTTTCTGCCCGGCGATTTGCAGAACAAAGTCGATCCCTATCTGCGGCCGCTGCACGATGCGCTGTTCGACATGCTCGGCGTGGAGACCTATCACAAGTACCTCGAGCGCGGCAACATCGAAGTTGCGCCGCTCGCCTATATGCGTGGGCGCACGCTTGACGACAGCTTTATCATTCTCGACGAGGCCCAGAACACCACGCCCGAGCAGATGAAGATGTTTCTCACCCGCCTCGGCTTCAATTCCAAGGCAGTCATCACGGGCGACACGACCCAGACCGACCTGCCCTATGGGAAAAAATCGGGGCTCGTCGAGGCGATCAAGATCCTGCGCAACATCGACGATATTGCGATTGTCAACCTGACCAACCGCGATGTGGTGCGCCACAAGCTGGTACAGAAGATCATCATGGCCTATGAGAAATACGAGGAAGAAAAGGGGCGCCGCCGTGTCAGAAAAGAGTCAAAATAG
- the ybeY gene encoding rRNA maturation RNase YbeY produces the protein MSEKSQNSVLFANEQDKLKTDGLEALLLRCVDETLRAEGFPEPAEISVTFVDDEAIHELNLQARGVDRPTDVLSFPLLEWDGEPDFEAVRNRATGAVMLGDIVLSLERAAAQAQEYGHSFERETGFLCVHSMLHLLGYDHVEPDEEQVMRQRAEAVLQTLGLRREHGD, from the coding sequence GTGTCAGAAAAGAGTCAAAATAGCGTTCTCTTTGCCAACGAACAGGACAAGCTGAAAACCGACGGACTCGAGGCGCTGCTTTTGCGCTGCGTCGATGAGACTCTTCGCGCTGAGGGGTTCCCGGAGCCGGCGGAGATCAGCGTGACTTTCGTCGACGACGAGGCCATCCACGAGTTGAATCTGCAGGCGCGCGGAGTTGACCGGCCGACGGATGTGCTGAGCTTTCCTCTGTTGGAGTGGGATGGCGAGCCGGACTTCGAGGCCGTGAGAAACCGCGCCACGGGCGCGGTGATGCTCGGTGACATCGTGCTCTCGCTCGAGAGAGCGGCGGCTCAGGCGCAGGAGTATGGCCACAGCTTTGAGCGCGAGACGGGTTTTCTGTGCGTACATAGCATGCTGCATCTGCTCGGCTACGACCATGTCGAGCCCGATGAAGAACAGGTGATGAGACAGAGGGCTGAGGCTGTATTGCAGACGCTCGGCCTGAGGAGGGAACATGGAGATTAA
- the era gene encoding GTPase Era, translating into MEIKKSGFVSLVGRPNVGKSTLVNALVGEKVAIVSPKPQTTRNRILAILTTDDTQVVFVDTPGMHRPRTRLGNYMVRSAESSLRDVDAVLFVVEPNGKIAEIEQQILARLVSDKLPAVLVINKVDRSTPELIAKTIMLYRDCCDFRAVVPISALKNDGVDIVRDEILALMPQGPQYFPEDELTDQPERQMVAEIIREKALGLLDQEVPHGIAVEIVQFREREDGLVSISATIYCERESHKGIIIGRGGKTLKAISSRARADIERLLDTRVYLETFVKVKENWRDSDYLIRNFGYDDRRDG; encoded by the coding sequence ATGGAGATTAAGAAATCGGGCTTTGTGTCGCTGGTCGGCCGGCCGAATGTGGGAAAATCCACACTGGTCAACGCCCTGGTCGGCGAAAAGGTGGCAATCGTCTCGCCGAAGCCCCAGACGACCAGAAACCGCATTCTTGCCATTTTGACCACCGACGACACCCAGGTAGTCTTTGTGGACACGCCCGGAATGCACCGCCCGCGCACCAGGCTCGGCAACTACATGGTGCGCTCGGCTGAGAGCTCTCTGCGCGATGTCGACGCCGTGCTCTTTGTGGTGGAGCCGAACGGGAAGATTGCCGAGATTGAGCAGCAGATTCTGGCGCGGCTTGTCTCGGACAAGCTGCCTGCGGTTCTCGTCATCAACAAGGTGGACCGCAGTACGCCGGAGCTCATTGCCAAGACCATCATGCTCTATCGGGACTGCTGCGATTTTCGGGCGGTTGTACCCATCTCGGCGCTCAAAAACGATGGGGTGGATATTGTCCGCGACGAGATTCTCGCGCTCATGCCGCAGGGGCCGCAGTACTTCCCGGAGGACGAGCTGACCGATCAGCCTGAGCGGCAAATGGTCGCCGAGATCATCCGCGAAAAGGCGCTTGGCCTGCTCGACCAGGAGGTGCCCCACGGCATTGCGGTGGAAATCGTCCAATTTCGCGAGCGTGAGGACGGCCTTGTGAGCATCAGCGCGACCATCTACTGCGAGAGGGAGTCCCACAAGGGCATCATCATCGGCAGAGGAGGAAAGACCCTCAAGGCCATCAGTTCGCGCGCGCGCGCCGACATCGAGCGGCTGCTTGACACGAGAGTGTATCTTGAGACCTTTGTCAAGGTCAAGGAGAACTGGCGCGACAGCGACTATCTGATTCGGAACTTCGGCTATGACGACAGGAGAGATGGCTGA
- the recO gene encoding DNA repair protein RecO has product MTTGEMADGMELMARGIVIKETAVGENDKILTLFLEGYGKVQAWARGSRKVSGKLLAVSSLFTYAKYSIVKRKDTGIITGGEVIETFFDLRTDIVKLALGNYLLELAGASVEENAAEDEILRLLLNTLHVLTKRDLPPKFVKAVFELRILSLSGYLPELHSCVSCGRESGLTRFDCVAGGLLCGSCESDAPAETIYPVSAGSVDAMRYIVSCRPEKLFSFTLSPASLDQLAEVAEGFARVMLERRFKTLGFYHSIV; this is encoded by the coding sequence ATGACGACAGGAGAGATGGCTGACGGTATGGAACTCATGGCCAGGGGTATTGTCATCAAGGAGACCGCAGTGGGTGAGAACGATAAGATTCTCACCCTGTTTCTCGAGGGGTACGGCAAGGTGCAGGCCTGGGCGCGCGGCTCGCGCAAAGTGTCGGGCAAGCTCCTCGCGGTGAGCTCTCTGTTCACCTATGCCAAATACTCCATTGTCAAGCGAAAGGACACGGGAATCATCACCGGTGGCGAGGTCATTGAGACCTTTTTCGATCTGCGCACCGACATTGTCAAGCTCGCGCTTGGCAACTATCTGCTCGAGCTCGCAGGCGCATCGGTGGAGGAAAATGCCGCCGAGGACGAGATTCTGCGGCTGCTGCTCAACACGCTGCATGTGCTGACAAAGCGCGATTTGCCGCCAAAGTTTGTCAAGGCGGTGTTCGAGCTTCGTATCCTGTCGCTCTCGGGCTATCTGCCGGAGCTTCACAGCTGTGTCAGCTGCGGCAGGGAGAGCGGGCTGACCCGCTTTGACTGTGTCGCGGGGGGCCTGCTCTGCGGCAGCTGTGAAAGCGATGCACCGGCTGAAACAATCTACCCTGTTTCGGCTGGAAGCGTGGACGCCATGCGCTATATTGTGTCCTGCCGTCCTGAAAAGCTCTTTTCCTTTACACTTTCGCCGGCCTCGCTGGACCAGCTTGCAGAGGTAGCCGAGGGATTTGCAAGAGTCATGCTCGAGCGCCGGTTCAAGACGCTCGGCTTCTATCACAGTATTGTTTGA
- a CDS encoding endonuclease MutS2 has product MKQNRESLNAKTRRTLEYDKVVAMLAECAATDDAKERIRALTPSGNREEVERRLRETDDAKTLIGLRGGPRFAAVKNVVSAVQRADKGARLSLRELLDVAGVLRTARTLRAYHDDASEVELSIGHLFSGLVPNKYLEELITNSILSEEEIADAASAELARIRRAIGAQTAKAREILQRIIRSTTMQKYLQEPIITMRGDRYVIPVKAEHKNDIPGLVHDTSGSGATYFIEPMSVVEANNELRVLLSKEQDEIERIIAELSAQVAESGESIKTDYDLIVALDVIFAKGKLSYQMKATRPLVGDDGVVELSHARHPLIPAGRVVPIDIRLGGDFDTLVITGPNTGGKTVTLKTLGLLTLMAQAGLHIPAWDGSRVSTFDNLLSDIGDEQSIEQSLSTFSSHMTNIVSIMAVADERTLLLFDELGAGTDPTEGAALAIAILERGRLLGARIAATTHYAELKLFALKTPGVENASCEFDVQSLKPTYKLLIGTPGRSNAFAISAKLGLDAAVIDRAKSLIEEDSIQFEEVLHQLDDKRQQLEREHEQAALLRRELEGERGRLAEQREQFERMRDREADRARQEARRILAAAKHEYAELQKQIDQVRRIRESADYQRSLQELKSKTKSHLSNLDNLVNPVNDSDDGYVLPRPLKIGDSVQIKNIDKLASVLSLPDQNGNMELQAGIIKTKVNVRDVRLVETDKVTINVSKSKYRDLMANREKNAARADGPKSVRSYNPELDLRGMNGDEASLEIDKFLDDCAVAGINQVSLIHGKGTGALRAAVHAFLRGNPHVKSFRLGVYGEGETGVTIVELK; this is encoded by the coding sequence TTGAAACAGAATCGGGAATCATTAAACGCCAAGACCCGCCGCACGCTCGAGTACGACAAAGTTGTGGCCATGCTCGCCGAGTGTGCTGCGACTGACGATGCCAAGGAGCGCATCCGTGCGCTCACGCCGTCGGGCAACCGGGAGGAGGTCGAGCGTCGTCTGCGGGAGACCGACGACGCGAAGACGCTCATCGGGCTGCGGGGAGGGCCCCGCTTTGCGGCTGTGAAAAATGTCGTTTCAGCCGTACAGCGCGCCGACAAGGGGGCGCGCCTCTCGCTGCGGGAGCTGCTCGACGTCGCAGGCGTGCTGCGCACGGCGCGCACGCTTCGCGCTTACCACGACGATGCATCGGAGGTGGAGCTCTCCATCGGGCATCTCTTTTCGGGGCTTGTGCCGAACAAGTATCTTGAGGAGCTCATCACAAACTCCATTCTCTCTGAGGAGGAGATCGCAGACGCGGCGAGCGCAGAGCTCGCACGCATCCGCCGTGCCATCGGCGCGCAGACCGCCAAGGCCCGTGAGATTCTCCAGCGAATCATCCGTTCCACCACCATGCAGAAGTATCTGCAGGAGCCGATTATCACCATGCGCGGCGACCGCTATGTCATCCCGGTCAAGGCTGAGCACAAAAACGACATTCCGGGCCTTGTCCACGATACATCGGGCAGCGGCGCGACCTATTTTATCGAGCCCATGTCAGTCGTTGAGGCCAACAACGAGCTGCGAGTGCTGCTCTCGAAAGAGCAGGACGAGATCGAACGCATCATCGCCGAGCTCTCCGCCCAGGTGGCCGAGAGCGGCGAGAGCATCAAAACCGACTACGATCTGATCGTGGCGCTCGATGTGATCTTTGCCAAGGGCAAGCTCTCCTACCAGATGAAAGCGACGCGGCCGCTGGTCGGCGATGACGGCGTGGTGGAGCTAAGCCATGCACGCCACCCGCTGATTCCCGCCGGGCGGGTGGTGCCGATCGACATCCGTCTGGGCGGTGACTTCGATACGCTGGTCATCACCGGCCCCAACACGGGCGGCAAGACGGTGACACTCAAGACGCTCGGACTTCTGACACTCATGGCGCAGGCGGGGCTCCACATCCCCGCGTGGGACGGCAGCCGCGTGTCGACCTTTGACAATCTGCTCTCCGACATCGGCGACGAGCAGTCCATCGAGCAGTCGCTGTCGACGTTTTCCTCCCACATGACAAACATCGTCAGCATCATGGCGGTGGCGGATGAGCGTACGCTTCTGCTTTTTGACGAGCTCGGCGCGGGTACTGACCCAACCGAGGGCGCGGCGCTTGCCATTGCCATACTGGAGCGCGGGCGTCTTCTCGGCGCGCGCATCGCGGCGACCACTCATTACGCCGAGCTCAAGCTCTTTGCGCTCAAGACGCCCGGGGTGGAAAACGCCTCCTGTGAATTCGATGTGCAGAGTCTCAAGCCGACCTATAAGCTGCTCATTGGCACACCGGGCCGCTCTAACGCCTTTGCCATCTCGGCTAAGCTCGGGCTTGATGCGGCGGTGATCGACCGCGCAAAGAGCCTGATTGAGGAGGACTCCATCCAGTTTGAGGAGGTGCTCCACCAGCTCGACGACAAGCGCCAGCAGCTTGAGCGCGAACACGAGCAGGCGGCTCTTCTGCGCCGGGAGCTTGAGGGTGAGCGCGGGCGTCTCGCCGAACAGCGCGAGCAGTTTGAGCGTATGCGCGACCGCGAGGCGGACCGAGCGCGTCAGGAGGCCAGGCGGATTCTAGCCGCGGCGAAGCACGAGTATGCCGAACTGCAAAAGCAGATTGACCAGGTGCGCCGAATCCGTGAGAGCGCAGACTACCAGCGCAGCCTGCAGGAGCTCAAATCAAAGACCAAAAGTCATCTGTCAAACCTCGACAACCTGGTCAACCCTGTGAACGACAGTGACGACGGCTATGTTCTGCCGCGGCCGCTGAAGATCGGCGACAGCGTGCAGATCAAAAACATCGACAAGCTCGCCTCGGTTCTGAGTCTGCCCGATCAGAACGGCAATATGGAGCTGCAGGCGGGCATCATCAAAACCAAGGTGAACGTCAGGGATGTGCGCCTGGTAGAGACCGACAAGGTGACCATCAACGTCTCAAAGAGCAAATACCGTGACCTCATGGCTAACCGTGAGAAAAACGCAGCAAGGGCCGATGGACCGAAATCGGTGCGCAGCTATAACCCGGAGCTCGACTTGCGCGGAATGAACGGCGATGAGGCGTCGCTTGAGATCGACAAGTTTCTCGACGACTGTGCCGTTGCCGGAATCAATCAGGTCTCGCTGATTCACGGCAAGGGGACGGGTGCGCTCCGCGCGGCAGTCCATGCGTTTCTCAGGGGAAACCCGCACGTCAAATCCTTTCGGCTGGGTGTGTACGGCGAGGGGGAGACGGGGGTCACCATTGTGGAACTCAAATAG
- the greA gene encoding transcription elongation factor GreA — MSKPIVITDEGLKKLEDELNELIVVKRKEIAEQIKQARDYGDLSENSEYDEAKNQQAVVEARIAQIEQMLKNVKLVDKAELNTEKVNIGAKVKVYDEEFDEEITYELVGSTEADPRKNKITYESPVGKALMGHEVGETVDVVTPGGENKLKILEILL; from the coding sequence ATGTCCAAACCGATTGTCATTACGGACGAGGGATTGAAAAAGCTCGAGGATGAGCTCAACGAGCTGATCGTTGTAAAACGCAAGGAGATTGCTGAACAGATCAAACAGGCGCGCGACTATGGCGATCTGTCTGAAAACAGTGAATACGATGAGGCGAAAAACCAGCAGGCCGTTGTGGAGGCCCGTATTGCTCAGATTGAGCAGATGCTCAAAAATGTCAAGCTGGTAGACAAGGCCGAACTCAACACGGAGAAAGTCAACATCGGCGCCAAGGTCAAGGTCTACGACGAGGAGTTCGATGAGGAGATCACCTATGAGCTCGTAGGCAGTACCGAAGCTGATCCGCGCAAGAACAAGATCACATATGAGTCGCCTGTCGGCAAGGCGCTCATGGGCCACGAGGTGGGTGAGACGGTCGACGTTGTCACCCCCGGCGGCGAGAATAAACTCAAAATTCTGGAGATACTGCTTTAA